In Festucalex cinctus isolate MCC-2025b chromosome 1, RoL_Fcin_1.0, whole genome shotgun sequence, the sequence ttttctcaatgggcagtgcaacgtcttgtgcagcgttgccttgtcattggggttgtgaaattaaaaacacccactaaactatggccagcagatggcagcattgtatctcttttcaatcatgtatggaattacaatgaaacatgacaaatctgatgcaattgaacgttttcaaggatgatgtgaatgctCAAAGTCTTTGTCACATTTGTCAAATCTACTTCACGGAgtgtcactaaaaaaaaaatatttgtgtcaaagtcattcttgtgcaaaaaaaaattatcttttcacataaaaagctcgttttctctatttttatgtattttcgcttacgtcactcaaatgacccattttcaaatggtgattattaCTAAAGAatagaataaggtagaaacatacatttttctcatgaaagaatggaatccaatctttaatatggtatccaccatgtttatgtagtcacaccgctcaatattgtttttgctttgaaagatgagtgaaaatcggCTGGCATTGTCGGGGTTGTTTGGATAAGGTTtgtcagtcaaagagttaacagacAAATGTCGGCAGTATCAATCtagagcagtggttcttaaccttgttggaggtactgaaacCCACCAGTTTCCGATGTGCATTCACCGAagccttctttattgaaaaatcaaatcaaaaaggcattttataataaatagctatagggtttactggtgaacagGGAGACTAAGTAGGCTTTTCCTCAAATATGGCTCCCTCCACTTTGAAATCAGAAAGTGCTGTGTTTTTGTATTCCTCATCTCCATGCAGCTTAAGTACGCCTTTAGTTTTGCCGGATAGTAAATTGAGCTGGACTAGAATTCCTCAACTTGGTATTGCAAATGATGCAGTTAGgatgctgactcccatcactctcaactctatatttataaaGGCCTTTAAAACAACCAACGGTGTTTTCTCATGATAGAACCCAGGGACGGCCAAtagaatgaaaatagcaaaggccccagaattgaaccttgtggaacaccatatattCCATTACAGGTGAATTCATATAGCACATATTTGCCCGATACCTTTCTTCACACgacataccatcacaacagccacaagttgACAACTAAGCACCAAATTCTCTGCAGCCAAGATTGGCCTTTTGAGAAGTGCGCAAGATTATTTAACGTAATTACTAAATTCTCACATTTAGCAGATTATTCTATCAACTGAACAAAATTCTTCAgcctaaaatgtacaaaaatggcATAGTATTCGAAGTCCAGGCAGTGTGAGCGTCATGTTGATTCTGGTTGGCAACGGTAACCAAGGAGGTGTCGGGGTTTTAGCGAAGGTCAACTGTTTTAGCCAAGAAAGGCACAACAGGTGTTTATTATGTTGGTGTTTATTATTGATGGGATGATTGTTCTCAGCGGGTGAGTCCCCACTTTGCCAAAAAACTCAATCCCAACACTTCTGTCTCCATCTGCAGCATCCCTCTGCGTCTACGGCCTTTTGTTGCTTTGAAGATACAGTCTTGCCCGGCCATGTGAAGCGATTGTGGATAAAGCCTCAACCTGTTATCAGCgtgcaaatccaggtccagaaagtaaaaaccctgccacatttTGGGTTTAGCCTCTTGCGCTAGCAGCTAGCTTCTTTAGCAGGTAACCGAGCACCTGGGGAGCTAGCTAgtgagcttgctagctagcacctggggctaaatcccaactgtggcagggtttttactttctggacctggatttgccacctgtgCCAAAAAAATTACAGAAGGCTGATACTTCCTGCTCAATCACAGTCAGCTTGCTATGACTGTCATGTCGCCCCATCCCCTTTCCTACTGCCCACAGCCCACATGTGCAAGTGTGAGAGTTATgctgtactgtattttattccTGGCTGTTATGCGCTGGGTTTCGTTCCTAATCTGTTCCTGTTCTAAGGTTGATAAACCTGATTTAAAAGTTTACTAATACAGTACAGGAAGTTTCTGTTTCATTTATTTGAGTCCGACCAGGCGTGAAGATTATTTGCACTCCAAACATGAAGCTATCTACTTCCGTAATCCTGATATATGTATTAAAATGCCTGGGCACTTGTTCACAAGGTAAgaatcaaatacaaataaataaattgtaacatGTTCTTATAAGAGATGATTTGACACAGCATTTGTTATGTTACAGTTCCTATCAAAACCTGGGTATCCCTGTTCTGCTCTGGCGACACAGCTTCTGAAGTGTGGACAAACAACGGCAATGAGATTATGTATGCGGATTACATCCGGCAGACGCTCGTTTTCACTGTTCCCAAATTTTTTAGTTCAGATCCACGTATGGTGGCAGAAGGTTTTACTTCATACAAAAGATCAAAATTAGATAGAAAAGTCTGCCAAGGgcttttggtgtttttaaaaGATGATGTTAAATATCCAGCAGCTGTAGAAGGTAAaccgtttctctttttcttttttaatttctacATTCATGCAGCTAGCTCTGAAAGTATTTGGACAGGCAGATTTGGAGATTTAGCTATTATAGGCTACAGTATCACAGTTCATTTGTAATATTATGTACATATATTGCTGGCAGTGGGCCAAAAATCCATAaatcacaatttggcaaatttcagatttttattttaaaaagttataCTTTTGCTTAGTCCACACGTGTGGATGTCATTTTTACGAACTATTGACCAAttcaaagtgttgaaaataggTTGCTGTCTTTGGTGATACAATTTTAAAGGCAAGGTCAACTCCCCCCAAAGTTCTTGACGATATTGCACTGTTGAATCTAATTGAAtgaatggtgtagtggttagtgCGCTCGCCCTGTAAGCAGCAGGTTCCCCCGGTTGTGTCCTActcaggttttttttcttccccccccccttctcctcCACTATGTTTCATGCGGCAAGGagtcattttgtttcaaatgtttactaAGGAATTGAAGATGCGGTTGTACTGCAAGGCTGGCAAGGCTGGCCTGTCATGCGTGGCCACTCAGAGTGCTCGAAAGCAGCACTCCAGAGTTTAAGTGGGAGGTGCGCCCAGCAGCTGCCTCGGACTAGAGGGGCGCGGCAACCACAttgggagaggcggggttttactgaaccgggcgttttacATCCACGTTAGAACAATAGCCATACCTAATATTTCAtgaaaaattacatcgccattgatttaatcattatatgccaaTCGTTAACTGTGGAAGGCCTTAAGTTACCAatacaaaatacttttaatattgtattagtggaatatgcgttaagcagcaaaatccagcaggttttttttgtttgtttttttaaccaatatcagcttcagaaaacaggtgagctgtgattggtcgttgcctgaaccctgagcaacattgatgtcattttcagtcaacagcaaatggcaaaatggccaccccctgagattgataaaaaaaaaaaaatggctggattttgcttcacgactcatattccaaaattgtaataattaatcagaatgtcttgtttagactagtgaggtcacatatattattgtcaagaaatgttttaggTTGATGAGATGGACTTTACAAATGTGGACGCTGGCTGCTTTTTACATATTCTTAACAACAGACAAAAAGCTATACTTCTCATGGTCCTCACCTAACTGTAATTGTAGTAACGTGTCCGATGATGTATTTTCCACTCTGCCCCCTCCAGACCCTCCAAATAGTGTCATCTACCTTCAAGACGAGCTTCAGCAGGGTGAAGAAAACACCTTGATCTGCTTTGTGACTCATTTCTTCCCACCCCACATCCAAGTTAACTGGACCAAAAATGGTGTTGAGGTGTCCGAGGGTGTGTCACTCAGTCAATACTACCACAATGAGGATACCACATACCACCAGTTGTCATCACTGACATTCACACCAAAGGAAGGGGACATTTACAGCTGCACTGTGGAGCACACAGCCCTGGACAGGCCCAAAACACGCTTTATGAGTAAATATTCTCatttaataaaaacagcaaatttgtGCAATAAATGAAGTtaaaaggcccagtatgccggtttcactcaggaaaatggactttttaaatacaggatgtacacactttaactttctctcagtctacacatctgggtttatgttaatctttggtggtgattttgtcctaaacaccCACCCCCGCAGcctgtaaacagcgggacgtttctgtggaaagacagtgtttacacccctccagccaatcgcagagcggggggtggcgtgtcgcaaacggggccgggcgaacgtgtcagctgcgtgacgtcactcccgcggcaatttgaaagcatgcacgaatttttattattttttttcctctcactcacgcactcactcactcaagcttacgtgtgtgaatgagtgagtgagtgaagaaaaaaataatgcgtgcgtgctttcaaaatgccgcgggagtgacgtcacgcagccgacacgttcgcccggccccgtttgcgacatgccacccccccccccccccccgcccgctctgcgattagctggaggggtgtaaacactgtctttccaaagaaacgtcccgctgtttacaaaacaaacacaaaatgacaaaatacaggttgGGAGTGTGggtgtttaggacaaaatcaccaccacacgtgaagaaaagcccagatctgtaaattgagaagtagtttgtttaaatcctgtatttaaaaagtgcatttttctgagtgaaaccggcagactgcgcctttaataaTTGTATCTTTCGATGTCACAGAGGTGGAATTCAACCATCCCGGCAATGGACCTGATGTTTTCTGTGGCGTGGGTTTGGCTTTGGGATTCGCCGGAGTTGCATCTGGAGTTTTTTGGGGAGTCAGACGACACTATTCGACTCCCGTTCTGTGATTGTAACTTGCCCTActgataaataaaatgtgcatcTTTTTAAAATCAAGGGATTCCTCAATAGTGGTGCCCTCGCACGGGTTGCATTTAATGTAACGGCAGTTaggtataataattataaatttccatttttttgtccCAGAGTCTCATGTTTATTGTACGAGATGGAAGTACGACAACAGGGACACAAATAAGATGAATAAATATGGATAAAACTGAAATGTACGAAGACTTACAAAAACAGTACACTggtaaattaaattacattggCCACTACTTTTGTCGTTTGAAGGCCctggacatttaaaaaacaaaacaaaacaaaaactacatacACATTATGGAAGCTGTGCAGCCAAGAGAAATGCTACGAAATAAAGAAAATGAGGTATTCATACAATTTAGTGGAACAAATATTCAATTTTAGCTTGTAAATGTAGATCAGTTCTTCTGATTGCGTCAGCTGGCAGAGAAAGCAATCATATACTTTTAGTAAAGCTACTGAAATCCGGCCCAAGACTTGTAAGGGGTTTAATTTCAAAAACTGGTTCATAACAGGAAATGGATTTGCACTGCATGAAAAGGAATCCAATAGGAGGACCTTTAGCACAAACGCCAGATACTTTCCTGGCACTGCAGTAATATAGATTTCTAACTTTGTGTATGGAGTTTTGTGTCTATTTTGGCTCCTTTGACTGGTGCCTTTGTCAGCTCCAAATGGTGGTGTTCGCACGCCGGTTTTCATGCTGGTTTCACATGCTACAGCTAACGAGTGTGCTATAGTCTTCACAAcggaaataaatgtatttttgatcacataaaaaaaaaggaaaaaaaatacttgtcaaTAAAAACTGAAATCAAAAGTTAAGAAATTGATCTCActcttaccatttttttttttttggggggggggactatactgcaagtgtgcgtgtgtgtgtgtgtgcgtactgACCCACAGGACTGACAGGCTCCATTTTTGCCGAGGTAAGCATAGTGAGGGTTGAGACAGCAGATCTCTTCATCAATGTCGTCCAGCGCTTCCTCACACCTGCCTGATGACCTCTCGATGCGTGCGAAACACCTCACACCCTCTACACaagcatgcacgcacgcacgcacgcacacacacatgcacgcgagTTATCATTACTGTGGTTAGGGGAAggggctaggaaatgcattatgtcaatgagatgtCCCTGCGATGAGacaaacgtgtgtgtgcgtgtgcgcattTATTCCAGGATTTCAACACGTTAAATAGAAACTTcattaaacattgtttatttggaCTTTGGTCTGATTTCCAAATTAGTGACACAACAGTGGTTAAGTGCTCTTTACAAGTCCTTTATCAATGATAGCAATGATTTATTAAGTAAAATATACAATGGCTGGGACAGGGACATACAAAGCGTTGATGCCAAAATAAGATGGAAAGAATGTTTATAGCTTCTGTTACAACCAATGAAAATTTTCGATTGATCCAGTGTAAATTAATGACAAGAATTTATTATAGCAGGATAAAATTTAGAAATTTGATTCATCTTCCCCTGTTACTTGTTTAAAGTGCAGAAGAAGTGATTGTCTCATTCATTCCTTTTGGTACTGTGGAAAATTACATGAAACCTGGATTGATATTGAGGATTAGCTTTCTATCGTCTGTaaacagagatttttttttccgccagaGACTTGCTTActtcaaaatgtgaaaaaaatgaaatatcctGTGGAATGGCAACTTTCATTTTCTTCATTagtttttttacattgttacaTTGGAAAAATACAGATCCTCCAGGAATAAGTAAATGGATATCTTTAATGAAATATTATCTCAATACTGAGAGAACTACATCAGCAgtcaataataaacaaaaacagtttgatTTTGTTTGGAAGCAAATACTTGAGGCCCTGTAATTAGCCCAATACTATTGTATTTTTAGGTtaaatcagtgcttctcaattattttctgtcatgctaggaagaagaaaacatctcacgcCCCCAACCCCCGCATGACTATAAATGGTatcatttttttgtctataaaattgttataagtacACCgttgcataacactgtatccttattaacaaatgagaattaaaaaagaaagaaatatggaccaacttacaacaaag encodes:
- the LOC144024139 gene encoding H-2 class II histocompatibility antigen, A-U alpha chain-like; the encoded protein is MKLSTSVILIYVLKCLGTCSQVPIKTWVSLFCSGDTASEVWTNNGNEIMYADYIRQTLVFTVPKFFSSDPRMVAEGFTSYKRSKLDRKVCQGLLVFLKDDVKYPAAVEDPPNSVIYLQDELQQGEENTLICFVTHFFPPHIQVNWTKNGVEVSEGVSLSQYYHNEDTTYHQLSSLTFTPKEGDIYSCTVEHTALDRPKTRFMKVEFNHPGNGPDVFCGVGLALGFAGVASGVFWGVRRHYSTPVL